The Oncorhynchus keta strain PuntledgeMale-10-30-2019 unplaced genomic scaffold, Oket_V2 Un_contig_4880_pilon_pilon, whole genome shotgun sequence genome has a window encoding:
- the LOC127924987 gene encoding transcription initiation factor TFIID subunit 1-like: MLLTSITTQHQDTDHSSITTQHQDTDHSSFATQHQDTDHSSITTQHQDTDHSSITTQHQDTDHSSITTQHQDTDHSSITTQHQDTDHSSFATQHQDTDHSSITTQHQDTDHSSITTQHQDTDHSSIATTASGY; encoded by the coding sequence ATGTTACTGACCAGCATCACTACCCAGCATCAGGATACTGACCACAGCAGCATCACTACCCAGCATCAGGATACTGACCACAGCAGCTTCGCTACCCAGCATCAGGATACTGACCACAGCAGCATCACCACCCAGCATCAGGATACTGACCACAGCAGCATCACCACCCAGCATCAGGATACTGACCACAGCAGCATCACCACCCAGCATCAGGATACTGACCACAGCAGCATCACCACCCAGCATCAGGATACTGACCACAGCAGCTTCGCTACCCAGCATCAGGATACTGACCACAGCAGCATCACCACCCAGCATCAGGATACTGACCACAGCAGCATCACCACCCAGCATCAGGATACTGACCACAGCAGCATCGCTACCACAGCATCAGGATACTAA